The following proteins are co-located in the Cydia pomonella isolate Wapato2018A chromosome 19, ilCydPomo1, whole genome shotgun sequence genome:
- the LOC133528698 gene encoding DNA damage-binding protein 1 yields MAYHYIVTAQKPTAVTSCITGNFTSPTDLNLLVAKVNRLEMYLVTPEGLRPMKEVGLYGRVAKMKLFRPPHETKDLVFILTVRYNAMILEWRTGTNGELEVVTRAHGNVSDSIGKPSENGILAVIDPQARVIGLRLYDGLFKIIPLDKDSMELKAASLRLEELNVYDAEFLHGCANPTLILIHQDLNGRHIKTHEINLRDKEFGKVPWRQDNVETEASILIPVPSPLGGAIVIGTESIVYHDGQNYVAVAPPQIKLTPINCYCRVDTAGLRYLLGDIAGRLFMLLLELQEKIDGTQAVKDLKVELLGEIPIPECMTYLDNGVVFVGSRFGDSALVRLAAARDEAAQYVHAMETFTSLAPIVDMCVVDLERQGQNQLITCSGAFKMGSLRIIRNGIGIQEQASIDLPGIKGMWALTLAQDSTYHDTLVLAFVGQTRVLTLNGEEVEETEIKGFVSDRQTFYTGNVCHNQLIQVTDEGISLIAHKEAGWTLAAQWAVGGARGVSVVACSDTRCVCAAGPRIYLVALGDASLTTLAEVCMEEEVACLDLGPGGDTALLGVGLWTDISVRVLRLPDLRPLHTEKLSGEIIPRSLLICTLEGVCYLLCALGDGSMFYFTVDPETGVLTNRKRVTLGTQPTVLRSFRSLSTTNIFACSDRPTVIFSSNHKLVFSNVNLKEVTHMCSLNAAAYPDSLALATDSTVTIGTIDEIQKLHIRTVPLGETPRRIAYQEASQTFGVITMRVDKLEWGAAGGAATAVRASASTAAAATSGAAAPAPKHAPPAADQEVHNLLVIDQHTFEVLHAHQLMSNEYAMSLVSCKLGEDNNHYYAVGTATLNPEESEPKQGRILLFHWLEGKLVQVAEKDIKGGCYSLVEFNGKLLASINSTVRLFEWTSDKELRLECSHFNNIVALYLKVKGDFILVGDLMRSMTLLQYKQMEGSFEEIARDYSPNWMTAVEILDDDTFLGAENSFNLFVCQKDSAATTDEDRQHMGYTGQFHVGDMVNVMRCGSLVATHADTAAPVTSPVLLATVTGAICLVVQLTQELYEFLQQLQERLTHTIKSVGKVPHSFWRSFNTDIKTEPAEGFIDGDLIESFLDLSRDKQKETVKGLQIDDGGGMMRDATVDDLVKIVEDLTRIH; encoded by the exons ATGGCATACCACTACATTGTTACGGCCCAGAAGCCTACGGCTGTTACATCATGTATTACAG GTAATTTCACATCGCCAACGGATCTAAATCTGTTGGTCGCGAAGGTGAACCGATTGGAGATGTACTTAGTGACACCGGAGGGGCTGCGCCCCATGAAAGAGGTCGGACTGTACGGAAGGGTCGCTAAGATGAAACTTTTCAGGCCTCCA CATGAAACAAAAGACTTAGTTTTCATACTCACAGTACGCTACAATGCAATGATACTGGAATGGAGGACAGGCACTAATGGGGAACTTGAGGTAGTCACCCGAGCCCACGGCAATGTCTCTGACAGTATTGGGAAACCTTCAGAGAATGGTATACTGGCTGTTATAGACCCACAAGCAAGGGTTATTGGGTTACGGTTGTATGATGGactgtttaaaattataccacTTGATAAAGATTCTATGGAACTGAAAGCGGCTAGTTTGAG ACTGGAGGAACTTAATGTGTATGATGCTGAGTTTCTACATGGCTGTGCCAATCCTACACTAATTTTAATACATCAAGATCTTAATGGGAGGCATATTAAG ACTcatgaaataaatttaagagATAAAGAATTTGGAAAGGTGCCCTGGAGACAGGATAATGTTGAGACTGAGGCATCCATTCTGATTCCAGTGCCTAGTCCACTTG GTGGTGCTATTGTCATTGGCACAGAGTCTATAGTATACCATGATGGACAGAATTACGTAGCTGTTGCGCCTCCGCAAATTAAG TTAACACCAATAAACTGTTACTGCCGCGTGGACACGGCGGGGCTGCGGTATCTACTGGGTGACATTGCGGGTCGTCTGTTCATGCTACTGTTGGAACTGCAGGAGAAGATTGACGGCACTCAAGCGGTCAAGGATCTTAAAGTGGAGCTACTTG GCGAAATCCCGATCCCCGAATGCATGACGTACCTGGACAACGGCGTGGTGTTCGTGGGGTCCCGCTTCGGCGACTCGGCGCTGGTGCGGCTGGCGGCGGCGCGCGACGAGGCGGCGCAGTACGTGCACGCCATGGAGACCTTCACCAGCCTCGCGCCCATCGTCGACATGTGCGTCGTGGACCTGGAGCGCCAGGGCCAGAACCAGCTCATCACCTGCTCGG GTGCTTTCAAAATGGGCTCTCTGCGCATCATCAGAAACGGCATCGGCATCCAGGAGCAGGCCTCCATAGACCTGCCAGGCATTAAGGGCATGTGGGCGCTCACACTAGCCCAGGACTCTACCTACCACGACACGTTGGTGCTAGCATTTGTTGGACAGACTAG GGTATTAACACTGAATGGCGAGGAAGTGGAAGAGACAGAAATCAAAGGATTCGtctcagacagacagactttCTACACTGGAAATGTATGCCACAACCAACTTATACAG GTTACGGATGAAGGCATATCCCTGATCGCGCACAAAGAGGCGGGCTGGACGCTGGCCGCGCAGTGGGCAGTGGGCGGGGCGCGCGGCGTGTCCGTGGTGGCGTGCAGCGACACGCGCTGCGTGTGCGCGGCCGGCCCGCGCATATACCTCGTCGCGCTCGGAGATGCTTCGCTTACAACCCTAGC GGAGGTGTGCATGGAAGAGGAAGTGGCCTGCTTGGACCTAGGCCCCGGCGGCGACACGGCGTTACTTGGCGTCGGCCTGTggacggatatatccgtcagAGTCCTGCGGCTGCCGGATCTCAGGCCTTTACATACTGAGAAACTATCTGGAG AAATAATTCCGCGTTCGTTGCTTATCTGCACACTCGAAGGCGTGTGCTATTTACTCTGCGCGTTGGGAGACGGCTCGATGTTCTACTTCACCGTGGACCCGGAGACTGGCGTGCTGACGAACCGGAAACGCGTCACACTCGGCACGCAACCGACTGTACTTAGGAGTTTCCG ATCACTATCCACAACCAACATATTCGCGTGCTCCGACCGGCCCACCGTCATTTTCTCTTCGAATCACAAGCTCGTCTTCTCGAACGTGAACCTCAAAGAGGTCACTCACATGTGCTCGTTGAACGCGGCTGCTTATCCTGACAG tttggCGTTAGCCACAGACAGCACGGTAACCATAGGCACAATAGACGAGATACAGAAACTTCATATCAGGACAGTACCCCTCGGTGAGACGCCTCGACGCATCGCTTATCAGGAAGCTTCGCAG ACGTTCGGCGTGATCACGATGCGCGTGGACAAGCTGGAGtggggcgcggcgggcggcgcggccacGGCGGTGCGCGCGTCGGCCTCCacggccgccgccgccacgtcgggcgccgccgcgccggcgcccaagcacgcgccgcccgccgccgacCAGGAGGTACACAACCTGCTCGTCATCGACCAGCACACCTTCGAAG TATTACACGCGCACCAACTGATGTCGAACGAGTACGCCATGTCTCTAGTATCATGTAAGCTCGGCGAGGACAACAACCATTACTACGCCGTCGGCACGGCCACTTTAAATCCCGAAGAGTCGGAACCGAAACAG GGAAGAATATTGCTATTCCACTGGTTGGAAGGCAAACTAGTTCAAGTAGCTGAGAAAGACATTAAAGGCGGATGTTATTCTCTTGTTGAATTCAATGGAAAATTGTTAGCTTCAATAAACAGTACG GTTCGTTTATTCGAATGGACTTCAGATAAAGAGTTACGGTTGGAATGCAGTCACTTTAATAACATAGTAGCGTTATATCTCAAAGTAAAGGGCGATTTTATTCTCGTCGGCGATCTCATGCGGTCCATGACGCTTCTTCAGTATAAACAG ATGGAGGGTAGTTTCGAGGAGATCGCGCGCGACTACAGCCCCAACTGGATGACGGCCGTGGAAATATTGGACGATGACACGTTCCTCGGCGCGGAGAACAGCTTCAATCTATTCGTTTGCCAAAAAGACAG TGCGGCCACAACAGACGAGGACCGACAACACATGGGCTACACGGGCCAGTTCCACGTGGGCGACATGGTGAACGTAATGCGCTGCGGCTCGCTCGTCGCCACGCACGCCGACACCGCCGCGCCCGTCACCTCGCCCGTGCTGCTCGCCACCGTCACCGGCGCCATAT GCTTAGTAGTCCAACTGACGCAAGAACTGTACGAGTTCCTGCAACAGCTGCAGGAGCGGCTCACGCACACGATCAAGTCGGTGGGCAAGGTGCCGCACTCGTTCTGGCGCTCCTTCAACACCGACATCAAGACCGAGCCGGCGGAGGGCTTCATCGACGGCGACCTCATCGAGAGCTTCCTCGACCTCAGCCGCGACAAGCAGAAGGAGACCGTCAAGGGGTTGCAG
- the LOC133528219 gene encoding uridine diphosphate glucose pyrophosphatase NUDT14-like has product MEDIKNIRLTPMPESKYVKPLRFHYTQNGKEKNWDLLAVHDSVAIVIYNVTRKVLVLVKQFRPAMHFNSILPEDREKETIDIEKYPPSLGLALEVCAGIVDKDKSVLDIAIEEVLEECGYNVPADKMERIISYRSGVGVQAALQTLFFCEVSDDMKTERGGGVDDELIDIVEMTIPEMEKLLSSPGPVQSPPSFLFAMMWFLHNKASKYIRSFDYTCSECKKHKEQVWDWLIQ; this is encoded by the exons ATGgaagatataaaaaatattcgtttAACCCCTATGCCAGAATCTAAATACGTAAAGCCGCTAAGGTTCCACTACACTCAGAATGGAAAGGAAAAGAACTGGGATCTACTGGCAGTTCACGACAGCGTGGCTATCGTTATTTACAATGTTACGAGAAAAGTTTTGGTGTTAGTTAAACAGTTTCGTCCAG cCATGCATTTCAACAGCATCCTCCCCGAAGACCGTGAGAAGGAAACAATAGACATTGAGAAGTATCCTCCCTCTCTGGGACTGGCTCTTGAGGTATGTGCTGGGATTGTAGACAAGGATAAATCTGTGTTGGATATAGCCATTGAAGAAGTTTTGGAAGAGTGTGGATACAATGTACCTGCGGACAAGATGGAAAGGATTATCTCTTACAG GTCGGGAGTTGGTGTGCAAGCTGCTCTGCAGACACTCTTTTTCTGTGAAGTGTCTGATGACATGAAAACTGAACGCG gcggAGGAGTTGATGACGAACTTATAGACATTGTGGAGATGACAATTCCCGAGATGGAAAAGTTACTGAGCTCCCCTGGACCTGTGCAGAGCCCGCCCAGCTTCCTGTTCGCCATGATGTGGTTCTTGCACAACAAGGCCAGCAAGTATAT TCGGTCGTTCGACTACACTTGCTCTGAATGCAAAAAGCACAAAGAACAAGTTTGGGATTGGCTCATACAGTGA